A window of Deltaproteobacteria bacterium contains these coding sequences:
- a CDS encoding IS4 family transposase produces the protein MTGLAFRRPCFRGRVASASTSAYCQARARLDPAWLGEIHGSLLRSMETRFAGRGLWCGRNVVVVDGSAVSMPDSASNQTAFPQPRTQKPGCGFPVARIAVIFSLAAGAMLDLAWDSLHAAETTLFRRMWPGLRAGDVVLGDRGFSALADLWCLQLRGVDCVVRKNARRSVGVREVKRLGENDRWVDWVKSKEIPVW, from the coding sequence GTGACAGGGCTTGCATTTCGTCGACCGTGTTTTCGCGGGCGCGTCGCCTCGGCGAGCACGTCCGCTTACTGCCAGGCCCGCGCGCGTCTCGATCCGGCGTGGCTCGGGGAGATTCACGGGTCGCTGCTGCGAAGCATGGAGACCCGGTTCGCCGGTCGAGGTCTGTGGTGCGGGCGCAACGTCGTCGTCGTGGACGGCTCGGCCGTGTCGATGCCGGACAGCGCGTCCAATCAGACGGCGTTCCCTCAGCCGCGCACGCAGAAGCCCGGATGCGGCTTTCCCGTGGCGCGGATCGCGGTGATCTTTTCCCTGGCCGCGGGGGCGATGCTCGACCTGGCCTGGGACTCGCTGCACGCGGCGGAGACCACACTGTTTCGACGGATGTGGCCGGGGTTGCGGGCCGGGGATGTGGTGCTGGGGGATCGCGGATTCTCCGCGCTCGCGGACCTGTGGTGTCTTCAGCTACGCGGGGTGGACTGCGTCGTGCGGAAAAACGCGCGGCGGTCGGTCGGCGTGCGCGAGGTGAAACGGCTGGGGGAGAATGACCGGTGGGTGGACTGGGTGAAGTCGAAGGAGATTCCGGTGTGG
- a CDS encoding CapA family protein produces the protein MGKKVALAFGAVVMATLIAAVVWGIAPRMWPFEGFRKHAGPSMSLVFVGDTGQGDQAKDFVAKHGYRKSFEKIRPLIREHDFLIGNLESTLTDEPPFPGRETRPTQPPEAVNAYAAEGFDVFGLANNHMMDFGPNGLADTLAALEGAGIRYFGAGPNEAAAREPAILEKDGLRVALLGYCQNNRRLQKEAAYAGPDGPGVARLDPNMVRADVERARSRAEYVVVVVHWLGNYRRIEEKNETLIREIAAAKPSLIVCHGPHMPWPIDLVDGVPVLYSIGNFIWHSKGQFKQEGVEDLGYGLATNVTMDKFGIRGIRLTPYECNNRKVKFIPAPATIGQSRELFRQLLRVPRGRVREDGASVIWRP, from the coding sequence ATGGGAAAAAAGGTCGCGCTCGCATTCGGGGCTGTCGTCATGGCCACGCTGATCGCAGCGGTCGTTTGGGGTATCGCTCCGCGAATGTGGCCGTTCGAGGGGTTCCGGAAACACGCCGGTCCCTCGATGTCGCTCGTTTTCGTGGGCGACACGGGGCAAGGCGATCAGGCCAAGGACTTCGTCGCCAAGCACGGCTACCGCAAGTCCTTCGAAAAAATCCGTCCGCTCATCCGCGAACACGACTTCCTGATCGGAAACCTCGAAAGCACGCTGACGGATGAACCTCCGTTCCCGGGGCGCGAAACGAGACCGACGCAACCTCCGGAGGCCGTGAACGCGTACGCCGCCGAAGGGTTCGACGTCTTCGGTCTCGCCAACAACCACATGATGGACTTCGGACCGAACGGGCTGGCCGATACCCTCGCGGCGCTCGAGGGCGCTGGAATTCGATATTTCGGAGCAGGTCCGAACGAAGCGGCGGCGCGCGAACCGGCGATCCTTGAAAAGGACGGCCTGCGCGTGGCCCTGCTCGGGTATTGCCAGAACAATCGGCGCCTTCAAAAGGAAGCCGCGTACGCGGGACCGGACGGACCCGGGGTTGCCCGGCTCGATCCGAACATGGTGCGCGCCGACGTCGAACGCGCCCGCTCGCGCGCGGAGTACGTCGTCGTCGTGGTGCACTGGCTCGGGAATTACCGCCGAATCGAGGAAAAAAATGAAACGCTCATCCGCGAAATTGCTGCCGCGAAACCCTCGTTGATCGTCTGCCACGGGCCGCACATGCCTTGGCCGATCGATCTCGTCGATGGCGTTCCGGTCCTCTACTCCATCGGCAACTTCATCTGGCACAGCAAGGGCCAGTTCAAACAGGAAGGCGTCGAGGATTTGGGTTATGGACTGGCGACCAACGTCACCATGGACAAGTTTGGAATCCGCGGAATTCGATTGACGCCTTACGAGTGCAACAATCGCAAAGTGAAGTTCATTCCGGCCCCCGCGACAATCGGGCAGTCGCGCGAACTCTTCCGCCAACTGCTTCGCGTACCGCGAGGGAGGGTCCGGGAGGACGGCGCCTCGGTGATCTGGCGACCGTAA
- a CDS encoding radical SAM protein, with amino-acid sequence MRLKIALISLYVFENNGVRLLAACLRRAGFEVHEIYFKDYLHHHYVGPTETEIERMLGLLRDQGIGFVGISVRAGAYLKVGIQFSNLIRERLGVPVAFGGAHISFDREVGIHHCDYLAVGEAEDSIVELARAIETGGDATAIPGIWANVGGTIRRNEVRDLVQDLDRLPFRDYHSHDFKWVIDGDRFDRGDPVIGERIYLMLSSRGCAFSCKFCDVNILRKIYKGKGMYFRVRSPQNVIEELRYARKCFPGLTRIRFDDELFPFDREWTREFARLYKAEFDWPFEILTDPRVVADENIAELKSAGLDHVLMGVQASEDVNRRLFGRHHSDDRVVEVSRILRRHRVKASYQIILDIPTTTTQDREATLDLLLRMARPFDLYSFSLSLWPGTDLTESLLEQNIVSPSEVAGVCDKVLTQFRADDTMTRPAEERLFMALYHLTSKSFVPRALIAWMGRSPALRRNPGVVMWLSGFTNFVKLGLTALEMLWRRELTWNMVRRFFNLRAPVSI; translated from the coding sequence ATGCGGCTCAAAATCGCGCTCATCTCGCTGTACGTGTTCGAGAACAACGGCGTGCGTCTGCTCGCCGCGTGTCTGCGCCGGGCCGGGTTTGAGGTCCACGAGATCTATTTCAAGGACTACCTGCATCATCACTACGTCGGCCCGACCGAAACCGAAATCGAACGGATGCTCGGCCTTCTTCGCGACCAGGGCATTGGGTTCGTGGGCATCTCAGTGCGCGCGGGCGCGTATCTGAAGGTCGGCATCCAGTTTTCGAATCTGATTCGCGAGCGGCTCGGCGTGCCGGTCGCATTCGGCGGCGCGCACATCTCGTTTGACCGCGAGGTGGGCATCCACCACTGCGACTACCTCGCCGTGGGCGAAGCAGAGGACTCGATTGTCGAGCTCGCCCGGGCCATCGAAACCGGAGGCGACGCGACCGCGATCCCCGGCATCTGGGCCAATGTGGGCGGGACGATCCGGCGAAACGAGGTGCGCGATCTCGTGCAGGATCTCGATCGCCTGCCGTTCCGCGACTACCACAGCCACGACTTCAAGTGGGTGATCGACGGCGACCGCTTCGATCGGGGCGATCCGGTGATCGGCGAGCGAATCTATCTGATGCTCTCGTCGCGCGGCTGCGCGTTTTCGTGCAAGTTCTGCGACGTCAACATCCTGCGCAAGATCTACAAGGGCAAGGGCATGTACTTCCGCGTGCGCTCGCCGCAAAACGTGATCGAGGAACTGCGTTACGCGCGCAAGTGTTTCCCGGGTCTCACGCGGATACGGTTCGACGACGAACTGTTTCCCTTCGACCGTGAGTGGACGCGCGAGTTCGCCCGACTCTACAAAGCCGAGTTCGACTGGCCCTTCGAGATTCTCACCGACCCGCGCGTCGTCGCGGACGAGAACATCGCCGAATTGAAGAGCGCGGGCCTCGATCACGTGCTGATGGGCGTGCAGGCGTCGGAAGACGTGAATCGCCGGCTCTTCGGGCGACACCACTCGGACGACCGGGTGGTCGAGGTCAGCCGCATCCTGCGCCGCCATCGCGTGAAGGCGAGTTATCAGATCATCCTCGATATCCCGACGACCACAACGCAGGACCGCGAGGCGACGCTGGATCTGCTGCTTCGCATGGCGCGGCCTTTCGACCTCTATTCGTTTTCGTTGTCGCTGTGGCCGGGGACCGATCTGACCGAGTCGCTGCTCGAGCAGAATATCGTCTCACCGAGCGAGGTGGCCGGCGTCTGCGACAAGGTGCTCACGCAGTTTCGCGCCGACGACACGATGACGCGCCCGGCGGAGGAGCGTTTATTCATGGCGCTCTACCATCTGACGAGCAAGAGTTTCGTGCCCCGCGCGCTGATCGCGTGGATGGGCCGCTCGCCCGCGCTTCGGCGAAACCCGGGCGTCGTCATGTGGCTGTCGGGATTCACGAATTTCGTGAAACTCGGCCTGACCGCGCTGGAGATGTTGTGGAGGCGCGAGCTCACCTGGAACATGGTGCGTCGGTTCTTCAATCTGCGGGCCCCGGTGTCGATCTGA
- a CDS encoding L,D-transpeptidase family protein codes for MPRFRAVVFSWAIILLTPVFGCAPATPQPTEPEIETDLLPLTEKADRILVEKGRRELALFRGDRELRRYRVALGTNPEGDKRCEGDRRTPEGRYRIAGRNPSSAYHRSLRISYPDEADRAEAKREGCPPGGDIMIHGLPPSWSWVGKNHARTDWTLGCIAMTDDEIDELWDAVADGTPIEIRP; via the coding sequence ATGCCCCGATTCAGGGCCGTAGTGTTCTCGTGGGCGATCATCCTCCTGACGCCGGTCTTCGGGTGCGCGCCCGCGACGCCACAGCCGACCGAACCCGAAATCGAAACCGATCTTTTGCCGCTCACCGAAAAGGCCGATCGCATCCTCGTGGAAAAGGGACGGCGTGAACTCGCGCTGTTCCGCGGTGATCGTGAGCTTCGCCGCTACCGCGTCGCGCTCGGCACGAACCCCGAGGGCGACAAGCGCTGCGAAGGCGACCGACGCACGCCCGAGGGCCGCTACCGCATCGCGGGACGCAATCCCAGCAGCGCCTATCACCGCTCCCTGCGCATCTCGTATCCCGACGAGGCCGACCGCGCCGAGGCGAAGCGCGAGGGCTGCCCGCCCGGCGGCGACATCATGATCCACGGCCTCCCGCCGTCGTGGTCGTGGGTCGGCAAGAATCACGCACGGACCGACTGGACCCTCGGGTGCATCGCGATGACCGATGACGAGATCGACGAGCTTTGGGACGCGGTGGCCGATGGAACGCCGATTGAGATCCGACCGTGA